In Argopecten irradians isolate NY chromosome 11, Ai_NY, whole genome shotgun sequence, one DNA window encodes the following:
- the LOC138334912 gene encoding micronuclear linker histone polyprotein-like isoform X5: MSVTSGSRYSGSGSWSRITSGSAKSSAKPRIDSTPSLPPAKQNGGLVTSHDGSQTSKPQSPEKSKRSTADVKPQSIPNISQKSNDKSSTTDKRTKGKDGTHTSRQPPTSPSKTNREEPLPSSPSKTKRDDKPPSSPSKTKREEQPPSSPSKTKRDEKPPPSPLRENKSSSVDQNKSGKSTSSKTEAATVKSQSNKENNKPSQDQTNVQKTNGKFVATYTRSRPERKTENNKENNKTENNKERMDFSPQSRTTDDTITDSNVSKDSAYRWHAPARKYETPRHNAPVKSKAVTINSASASSNTTGSSHKPPVFKLKLHKKPMYSRDKKAKEKEVVLTPRTQKSSQDSSRPKSYHLERDRSIYRTNTYLWEDERNELTYQPSTNTQTDVMMAYTGEPNTREALKSANGKKRDKEFKKAFTVFAVRSKQPPWHEKEYVLNRREAQIYQGIKQVYDKPTAKKARQREFMKKLEQFQVEMAKHQISEMQRKEAKKNQDKARQANQLKELRQRFEDEAWHRFQTQYVTSRVLEHEKMNRFQYGLPEEPDGEPEFAVKLKRKKKNPQAIIDAKQLSKINKKRYSEMFDVNTGPSWSKNSKDPKMEGIDTVVLDVKDEQGGAVVVRKEEGNVKEKKKFVKDVIQEAQKELQAWPGNGKNTGVTPRSPVLDHAAPDQPNQRAKSPDFYAEESESDDDDDMSDIFERARKKYNLTVDEEADAVSRASRVR, translated from the exons ATGTCCGTTACATCCGGATCTCGATATAGCGGAAGTGGAAGCTGGAGCAG GATTACCAGTGGCAGCGCTAAGTCCTCAGCAAAGCCACGTATCGACTCCACCCCTTCTCTTCCTCCTGCCAAACAAAATGGTGGACTGGTGACGTCACATGATGGAAGCCAAACTAGTAAACCACAGAGTCCCGAGAAATCAAAAAGGTCAACCGCCGACGTGAAACCACAGTCTATACCAAACATCTCACAGAAAAGCAAtg ATAAATCATCAACAACAGATAAGCGGACTAAGGGGAAAG ATGGCACCCATACTTCCCGCCAACCACCTACCTCACCTTCCAAAACCAACAGAGAAGAACCACTTCCTTCCTCACCCTCTAAAACAAAGCGTGATGACAAACCTCCCTCATCACCCTCTAAAACAAAGAGAGAGGAACAACCTCCTTCCTCACCCTCTAAAACCAAGAGGGACGAAAAGCCACCTCCATCCCCTCTAAGGGAAAATAAATCTTCCTCTGTTGACCAAAATAAATCAGGAAAGTCCACTAGTTCTAAAACTGAAG CAGCCACAGTAAAATCCCAGTCCAACAAAGAGAACAACAAGCCTTCACAAGACCAAACAAATGTTCAAAA AACAAATGGAAAATTTGTGGCAACATATACAAGATCACGTCCCGAACGGAAAACAGAGAACAATAAAGAGAATAATAAAACTGAGAATAACAA GGAACGAATGGATTTCTCGCCACAGTCCCGAACCACGGACGATACTATTACAGACAGCAATGTGTCAAAGGATAGTGCTTACCGGTGGCACGCGCCTGCGCGAAAGTACGAAACTCCTCGTCACAATGCACCAGTAAAATCTAAAGCAGTGACAATAAACTCTGCTTCAGCATCATCCAATACGACCGGAAGTAGTCACAAACCGCCAGTGTTTAAACTAAAATTGCATAAAAAGCCAATGTATTCTAGAGACAAGAAAGCCAAGGAAAAGGAAGTGGTTCTTACGCCAAGAACGCAAAAATCCTCACAAGACTCATCTAGGCCTAAGTCATATCATTTAGAAAGGGATAGATCTATTTATAGGACAAACACTTATCTCTGGGAGGATGAAAGGAATGAACTTACTTACCAGCCATCAACAAATACGCAAACGGATGTAATGATGGCATATACTGGTGAGCCTAATACAAGAGAGGCTTTGAAAAGTGCTAATGGTAAGAAAAGGGATAAAGAATTCAAAAAGGCTTTTACAGTATTCGCAGTGCGTTCAAAACAGCCACCATGGCATGAGAAAGAATATGTACTGAATAGACGAGAGGCTCAAATTTATCAAGGTATTAAGCAAGTATACGATAAACCGACCGCGAAGAAAGCGAGACAACGAGAATTCATGAAGAAACTAGAACAGTTTCAAGTTGAAATGGCAAAACATCAGATATCGGAAATGCAAAGAAAGGAAGCGAAAAAGAACCAGGACAAAGCGAGACAGGCTAATCAGCTAAAGGAATTACGTCAGCGATTCGAAGACGAGGCTTGGCATCGTTTCCAAACACAATATGTGACGTCACGTGTTCTTGAACACGAAAAAATGAATCGCTTCCAATACGGACTTCCCGAAGAGCCGGATGGTGAGCCAGAATTCGCCGTGAAACTAAAAAGGAAGAAGAAGAACCCGCAAGCGATTATTGATGCCAAGCAGTTAAGCAAAATTAACAAAAAGCGGTATTCTGAGATGTTCGACGTCAACACTGGACCGAGTTGGAGTAAAAACAGCAAAGATCCTAAAATGGAAGGCATTGATACGGTCGTGTTAGATGTCAAAGATGAACAAG GGGGCGCGGTAGTCGTGCGAAAAGAAGAAG GAAACgtaaaagagaagaaaaaattCGTAAAGGACGtcatacaagaggcccagaaggAACTGCAGGCGTGGCCTGGCAATG GTAAAAATACAGGAGTAACTCCGCGGAGCCCAGTGTTAGATCACGCAGCACCCGATCAGCCTAACCAAAGAGCAAAATCGCCAGACTTTTACGCAGAAGAAAGTGAAAGCGATGATGATGACGACATGTCTGATATCTTTGAGAGAGCGAGGAAGAAATATAATCTAACAGTGGATGAAGAAGCCGACGCTGTTAGCCGTGCAAGTCGTGTGCGATGA
- the LOC138334912 gene encoding micronuclear linker histone polyprotein-like isoform X3, protein MLPNVSRQSSFMCNTNTYHKITSGSAKSSAKPRIDSTPSLPPAKQNGGLVTSHDGSQTSKPQSPEKSKRSTADVKPQSIPNISQKSNDKSSTTDKRTKGKDGTHTSRQPPTSPSKTNREEPLPSSPSKTKRDDKPPSSPSKTKREEQPPSSPSKTKRDEKPPPSPLRENKSSSVDQNKSGKSTSSKTEAATVKSQSNKENNKPSQDQTNVQKTNGKFVATYTRSRPERKTENNKENNKTENNKERMDFSPQSRTTDDTITDSNVSKDSAYRWHAPARKYETPRHNAPVKSKAVTINSASASSNTTGSSHKPPVFKLKLHKKPMYSRDKKAKEKEVVLTPRTQKSSQDSSRPKSYHLERDRSIYRTNTYLWEDERNELTYQPSTNTQTDVMMAYTGEPNTREALKSANGKKRDKEFKKAFTVFAVRSKQPPWHEKEYVLNRREAQIYQGIKQVYDKPTAKKARQREFMKKLEQFQVEMAKHQISEMQRKEAKKNQDKARQANQLKELRQRFEDEAWHRFQTQYVTSRVLEHEKMNRFQYGLPEEPDGEPEFAVKLKRKKKNPQAIIDAKQLSKINKKRYSEMFDVNTGPSWSKNSKDPKMEGIDTVVLDVKDEQGGAVVVRKEEGNVKEKKKFVKDVIQEAQKELQAWPGNGKNTGVTPRSPVLDHAAPDQPNQRAKSPDFYAEESESDDDDDMSDIFERARKKYNLTVDEEADAVSRASRVR, encoded by the exons GATTACCAGTGGCAGCGCTAAGTCCTCAGCAAAGCCACGTATCGACTCCACCCCTTCTCTTCCTCCTGCCAAACAAAATGGTGGACTGGTGACGTCACATGATGGAAGCCAAACTAGTAAACCACAGAGTCCCGAGAAATCAAAAAGGTCAACCGCCGACGTGAAACCACAGTCTATACCAAACATCTCACAGAAAAGCAAtg ATAAATCATCAACAACAGATAAGCGGACTAAGGGGAAAG ATGGCACCCATACTTCCCGCCAACCACCTACCTCACCTTCCAAAACCAACAGAGAAGAACCACTTCCTTCCTCACCCTCTAAAACAAAGCGTGATGACAAACCTCCCTCATCACCCTCTAAAACAAAGAGAGAGGAACAACCTCCTTCCTCACCCTCTAAAACCAAGAGGGACGAAAAGCCACCTCCATCCCCTCTAAGGGAAAATAAATCTTCCTCTGTTGACCAAAATAAATCAGGAAAGTCCACTAGTTCTAAAACTGAAG CAGCCACAGTAAAATCCCAGTCCAACAAAGAGAACAACAAGCCTTCACAAGACCAAACAAATGTTCAAAA AACAAATGGAAAATTTGTGGCAACATATACAAGATCACGTCCCGAACGGAAAACAGAGAACAATAAAGAGAATAATAAAACTGAGAATAACAA GGAACGAATGGATTTCTCGCCACAGTCCCGAACCACGGACGATACTATTACAGACAGCAATGTGTCAAAGGATAGTGCTTACCGGTGGCACGCGCCTGCGCGAAAGTACGAAACTCCTCGTCACAATGCACCAGTAAAATCTAAAGCAGTGACAATAAACTCTGCTTCAGCATCATCCAATACGACCGGAAGTAGTCACAAACCGCCAGTGTTTAAACTAAAATTGCATAAAAAGCCAATGTATTCTAGAGACAAGAAAGCCAAGGAAAAGGAAGTGGTTCTTACGCCAAGAACGCAAAAATCCTCACAAGACTCATCTAGGCCTAAGTCATATCATTTAGAAAGGGATAGATCTATTTATAGGACAAACACTTATCTCTGGGAGGATGAAAGGAATGAACTTACTTACCAGCCATCAACAAATACGCAAACGGATGTAATGATGGCATATACTGGTGAGCCTAATACAAGAGAGGCTTTGAAAAGTGCTAATGGTAAGAAAAGGGATAAAGAATTCAAAAAGGCTTTTACAGTATTCGCAGTGCGTTCAAAACAGCCACCATGGCATGAGAAAGAATATGTACTGAATAGACGAGAGGCTCAAATTTATCAAGGTATTAAGCAAGTATACGATAAACCGACCGCGAAGAAAGCGAGACAACGAGAATTCATGAAGAAACTAGAACAGTTTCAAGTTGAAATGGCAAAACATCAGATATCGGAAATGCAAAGAAAGGAAGCGAAAAAGAACCAGGACAAAGCGAGACAGGCTAATCAGCTAAAGGAATTACGTCAGCGATTCGAAGACGAGGCTTGGCATCGTTTCCAAACACAATATGTGACGTCACGTGTTCTTGAACACGAAAAAATGAATCGCTTCCAATACGGACTTCCCGAAGAGCCGGATGGTGAGCCAGAATTCGCCGTGAAACTAAAAAGGAAGAAGAAGAACCCGCAAGCGATTATTGATGCCAAGCAGTTAAGCAAAATTAACAAAAAGCGGTATTCTGAGATGTTCGACGTCAACACTGGACCGAGTTGGAGTAAAAACAGCAAAGATCCTAAAATGGAAGGCATTGATACGGTCGTGTTAGATGTCAAAGATGAACAAG GGGGCGCGGTAGTCGTGCGAAAAGAAGAAG GAAACgtaaaagagaagaaaaaattCGTAAAGGACGtcatacaagaggcccagaaggAACTGCAGGCGTGGCCTGGCAATG GTAAAAATACAGGAGTAACTCCGCGGAGCCCAGTGTTAGATCACGCAGCACCCGATCAGCCTAACCAAAGAGCAAAATCGCCAGACTTTTACGCAGAAGAAAGTGAAAGCGATGATGATGACGACATGTCTGATATCTTTGAGAGAGCGAGGAAGAAATATAATCTAACAGTGGATGAAGAAGCCGACGCTGTTAGCCGTGCAAGTCGTGTGCGATGA
- the LOC138334912 gene encoding micronuclear linker histone polyprotein-like isoform X2: MPEIGYSRENSLPGIDRRHLDTTITSGSAKSSAKPRIDSTPSLPPAKQNGGLVTSHDGSQTSKPQSPEKSKRSTADVKPQSIPNISQKSNDKSSTTDKRTKGKDGTHTSRQPPTSPSKTNREEPLPSSPSKTKRDDKPPSSPSKTKREEQPPSSPSKTKRDEKPPPSPLRENKSSSVDQNKSGKSTSSKTEAATVKSQSNKENNKPSQDQTNVQKTNGKFVATYTRSRPERKTENNKENNKTENNKERMDFSPQSRTTDDTITDSNVSKDSAYRWHAPARKYETPRHNAPVKSKAVTINSASASSNTTGSSHKPPVFKLKLHKKPMYSRDKKAKEKEVVLTPRTQKSSQDSSRPKSYHLERDRSIYRTNTYLWEDERNELTYQPSTNTQTDVMMAYTGEPNTREALKSANGKKRDKEFKKAFTVFAVRSKQPPWHEKEYVLNRREAQIYQGIKQVYDKPTAKKARQREFMKKLEQFQVEMAKHQISEMQRKEAKKNQDKARQANQLKELRQRFEDEAWHRFQTQYVTSRVLEHEKMNRFQYGLPEEPDGEPEFAVKLKRKKKNPQAIIDAKQLSKINKKRYSEMFDVNTGPSWSKNSKDPKMEGIDTVVLDVKDEQGGAVVVRKEEGNVKEKKKFVKDVIQEAQKELQAWPGNGKNTGVTPRSPVLDHAAPDQPNQRAKSPDFYAEESESDDDDDMSDIFERARKKYNLTVDEEADAVSRASRVR; encoded by the exons ATGCCGGAGATAGGGTATAGCCGAGAAAACTCTTTACCCGGCATTGACAGGAGACATTTAGATACCAC GATTACCAGTGGCAGCGCTAAGTCCTCAGCAAAGCCACGTATCGACTCCACCCCTTCTCTTCCTCCTGCCAAACAAAATGGTGGACTGGTGACGTCACATGATGGAAGCCAAACTAGTAAACCACAGAGTCCCGAGAAATCAAAAAGGTCAACCGCCGACGTGAAACCACAGTCTATACCAAACATCTCACAGAAAAGCAAtg ATAAATCATCAACAACAGATAAGCGGACTAAGGGGAAAG ATGGCACCCATACTTCCCGCCAACCACCTACCTCACCTTCCAAAACCAACAGAGAAGAACCACTTCCTTCCTCACCCTCTAAAACAAAGCGTGATGACAAACCTCCCTCATCACCCTCTAAAACAAAGAGAGAGGAACAACCTCCTTCCTCACCCTCTAAAACCAAGAGGGACGAAAAGCCACCTCCATCCCCTCTAAGGGAAAATAAATCTTCCTCTGTTGACCAAAATAAATCAGGAAAGTCCACTAGTTCTAAAACTGAAG CAGCCACAGTAAAATCCCAGTCCAACAAAGAGAACAACAAGCCTTCACAAGACCAAACAAATGTTCAAAA AACAAATGGAAAATTTGTGGCAACATATACAAGATCACGTCCCGAACGGAAAACAGAGAACAATAAAGAGAATAATAAAACTGAGAATAACAA GGAACGAATGGATTTCTCGCCACAGTCCCGAACCACGGACGATACTATTACAGACAGCAATGTGTCAAAGGATAGTGCTTACCGGTGGCACGCGCCTGCGCGAAAGTACGAAACTCCTCGTCACAATGCACCAGTAAAATCTAAAGCAGTGACAATAAACTCTGCTTCAGCATCATCCAATACGACCGGAAGTAGTCACAAACCGCCAGTGTTTAAACTAAAATTGCATAAAAAGCCAATGTATTCTAGAGACAAGAAAGCCAAGGAAAAGGAAGTGGTTCTTACGCCAAGAACGCAAAAATCCTCACAAGACTCATCTAGGCCTAAGTCATATCATTTAGAAAGGGATAGATCTATTTATAGGACAAACACTTATCTCTGGGAGGATGAAAGGAATGAACTTACTTACCAGCCATCAACAAATACGCAAACGGATGTAATGATGGCATATACTGGTGAGCCTAATACAAGAGAGGCTTTGAAAAGTGCTAATGGTAAGAAAAGGGATAAAGAATTCAAAAAGGCTTTTACAGTATTCGCAGTGCGTTCAAAACAGCCACCATGGCATGAGAAAGAATATGTACTGAATAGACGAGAGGCTCAAATTTATCAAGGTATTAAGCAAGTATACGATAAACCGACCGCGAAGAAAGCGAGACAACGAGAATTCATGAAGAAACTAGAACAGTTTCAAGTTGAAATGGCAAAACATCAGATATCGGAAATGCAAAGAAAGGAAGCGAAAAAGAACCAGGACAAAGCGAGACAGGCTAATCAGCTAAAGGAATTACGTCAGCGATTCGAAGACGAGGCTTGGCATCGTTTCCAAACACAATATGTGACGTCACGTGTTCTTGAACACGAAAAAATGAATCGCTTCCAATACGGACTTCCCGAAGAGCCGGATGGTGAGCCAGAATTCGCCGTGAAACTAAAAAGGAAGAAGAAGAACCCGCAAGCGATTATTGATGCCAAGCAGTTAAGCAAAATTAACAAAAAGCGGTATTCTGAGATGTTCGACGTCAACACTGGACCGAGTTGGAGTAAAAACAGCAAAGATCCTAAAATGGAAGGCATTGATACGGTCGTGTTAGATGTCAAAGATGAACAAG GGGGCGCGGTAGTCGTGCGAAAAGAAGAAG GAAACgtaaaagagaagaaaaaattCGTAAAGGACGtcatacaagaggcccagaaggAACTGCAGGCGTGGCCTGGCAATG GTAAAAATACAGGAGTAACTCCGCGGAGCCCAGTGTTAGATCACGCAGCACCCGATCAGCCTAACCAAAGAGCAAAATCGCCAGACTTTTACGCAGAAGAAAGTGAAAGCGATGATGATGACGACATGTCTGATATCTTTGAGAGAGCGAGGAAGAAATATAATCTAACAGTGGATGAAGAAGCCGACGCTGTTAGCCGTGCAAGTCGTGTGCGATGA
- the LOC138334912 gene encoding micronuclear linker histone polyprotein-like isoform X8 has protein sequence MSSFVLERITSGSAKSSAKPRIDSTPSLPPAKQNGGLVTSHDGSQTSKPQSPEKSKRSTADVKPQSIPNISQKSNDKSSTTDKRTKGKDGTHTSRQPPTSPSKTNREEPLPSSPSKTKRDDKPPSSPSKTKREEQPPSSPSKTKRDEKPPPSPLRENKSSSVDQNKSGKSTSSKTEAATVKSQSNKENNKPSQDQTNVQKTNGKFVATYTRSRPERKTENNKENNKTENNKERMDFSPQSRTTDDTITDSNVSKDSAYRWHAPARKYETPRHNAPVKSKAVTINSASASSNTTGSSHKPPVFKLKLHKKPMYSRDKKAKEKEVVLTPRTQKSSQDSSRPKSYHLERDRSIYRTNTYLWEDERNELTYQPSTNTQTDVMMAYTGEPNTREALKSANGKKRDKEFKKAFTVFAVRSKQPPWHEKEYVLNRREAQIYQGIKQVYDKPTAKKARQREFMKKLEQFQVEMAKHQISEMQRKEAKKNQDKARQANQLKELRQRFEDEAWHRFQTQYVTSRVLEHEKMNRFQYGLPEEPDGEPEFAVKLKRKKKNPQAIIDAKQLSKINKKRYSEMFDVNTGPSWSKNSKDPKMEGIDTVVLDVKDEQGGAVVVRKEEGNVKEKKKFVKDVIQEAQKELQAWPGNGKNTGVTPRSPVLDHAAPDQPNQRAKSPDFYAEESESDDDDDMSDIFERARKKYNLTVDEEADAVSRASRVR, from the exons ATGTCATCATTTGTGTTAGAAAG GATTACCAGTGGCAGCGCTAAGTCCTCAGCAAAGCCACGTATCGACTCCACCCCTTCTCTTCCTCCTGCCAAACAAAATGGTGGACTGGTGACGTCACATGATGGAAGCCAAACTAGTAAACCACAGAGTCCCGAGAAATCAAAAAGGTCAACCGCCGACGTGAAACCACAGTCTATACCAAACATCTCACAGAAAAGCAAtg ATAAATCATCAACAACAGATAAGCGGACTAAGGGGAAAG ATGGCACCCATACTTCCCGCCAACCACCTACCTCACCTTCCAAAACCAACAGAGAAGAACCACTTCCTTCCTCACCCTCTAAAACAAAGCGTGATGACAAACCTCCCTCATCACCCTCTAAAACAAAGAGAGAGGAACAACCTCCTTCCTCACCCTCTAAAACCAAGAGGGACGAAAAGCCACCTCCATCCCCTCTAAGGGAAAATAAATCTTCCTCTGTTGACCAAAATAAATCAGGAAAGTCCACTAGTTCTAAAACTGAAG CAGCCACAGTAAAATCCCAGTCCAACAAAGAGAACAACAAGCCTTCACAAGACCAAACAAATGTTCAAAA AACAAATGGAAAATTTGTGGCAACATATACAAGATCACGTCCCGAACGGAAAACAGAGAACAATAAAGAGAATAATAAAACTGAGAATAACAA GGAACGAATGGATTTCTCGCCACAGTCCCGAACCACGGACGATACTATTACAGACAGCAATGTGTCAAAGGATAGTGCTTACCGGTGGCACGCGCCTGCGCGAAAGTACGAAACTCCTCGTCACAATGCACCAGTAAAATCTAAAGCAGTGACAATAAACTCTGCTTCAGCATCATCCAATACGACCGGAAGTAGTCACAAACCGCCAGTGTTTAAACTAAAATTGCATAAAAAGCCAATGTATTCTAGAGACAAGAAAGCCAAGGAAAAGGAAGTGGTTCTTACGCCAAGAACGCAAAAATCCTCACAAGACTCATCTAGGCCTAAGTCATATCATTTAGAAAGGGATAGATCTATTTATAGGACAAACACTTATCTCTGGGAGGATGAAAGGAATGAACTTACTTACCAGCCATCAACAAATACGCAAACGGATGTAATGATGGCATATACTGGTGAGCCTAATACAAGAGAGGCTTTGAAAAGTGCTAATGGTAAGAAAAGGGATAAAGAATTCAAAAAGGCTTTTACAGTATTCGCAGTGCGTTCAAAACAGCCACCATGGCATGAGAAAGAATATGTACTGAATAGACGAGAGGCTCAAATTTATCAAGGTATTAAGCAAGTATACGATAAACCGACCGCGAAGAAAGCGAGACAACGAGAATTCATGAAGAAACTAGAACAGTTTCAAGTTGAAATGGCAAAACATCAGATATCGGAAATGCAAAGAAAGGAAGCGAAAAAGAACCAGGACAAAGCGAGACAGGCTAATCAGCTAAAGGAATTACGTCAGCGATTCGAAGACGAGGCTTGGCATCGTTTCCAAACACAATATGTGACGTCACGTGTTCTTGAACACGAAAAAATGAATCGCTTCCAATACGGACTTCCCGAAGAGCCGGATGGTGAGCCAGAATTCGCCGTGAAACTAAAAAGGAAGAAGAAGAACCCGCAAGCGATTATTGATGCCAAGCAGTTAAGCAAAATTAACAAAAAGCGGTATTCTGAGATGTTCGACGTCAACACTGGACCGAGTTGGAGTAAAAACAGCAAAGATCCTAAAATGGAAGGCATTGATACGGTCGTGTTAGATGTCAAAGATGAACAAG GGGGCGCGGTAGTCGTGCGAAAAGAAGAAG GAAACgtaaaagagaagaaaaaattCGTAAAGGACGtcatacaagaggcccagaaggAACTGCAGGCGTGGCCTGGCAATG GTAAAAATACAGGAGTAACTCCGCGGAGCCCAGTGTTAGATCACGCAGCACCCGATCAGCCTAACCAAAGAGCAAAATCGCCAGACTTTTACGCAGAAGAAAGTGAAAGCGATGATGATGACGACATGTCTGATATCTTTGAGAGAGCGAGGAAGAAATATAATCTAACAGTGGATGAAGAAGCCGACGCTGTTAGCCGTGCAAGTCGTGTGCGATGA
- the LOC138334912 gene encoding micronuclear linker histone polyprotein-like isoform X7, which translates to MSSSSLPSIEKKGITSGSAKSSAKPRIDSTPSLPPAKQNGGLVTSHDGSQTSKPQSPEKSKRSTADVKPQSIPNISQKSNDKSSTTDKRTKGKDGTHTSRQPPTSPSKTNREEPLPSSPSKTKRDDKPPSSPSKTKREEQPPSSPSKTKRDEKPPPSPLRENKSSSVDQNKSGKSTSSKTEAATVKSQSNKENNKPSQDQTNVQKTNGKFVATYTRSRPERKTENNKENNKTENNKERMDFSPQSRTTDDTITDSNVSKDSAYRWHAPARKYETPRHNAPVKSKAVTINSASASSNTTGSSHKPPVFKLKLHKKPMYSRDKKAKEKEVVLTPRTQKSSQDSSRPKSYHLERDRSIYRTNTYLWEDERNELTYQPSTNTQTDVMMAYTGEPNTREALKSANGKKRDKEFKKAFTVFAVRSKQPPWHEKEYVLNRREAQIYQGIKQVYDKPTAKKARQREFMKKLEQFQVEMAKHQISEMQRKEAKKNQDKARQANQLKELRQRFEDEAWHRFQTQYVTSRVLEHEKMNRFQYGLPEEPDGEPEFAVKLKRKKKNPQAIIDAKQLSKINKKRYSEMFDVNTGPSWSKNSKDPKMEGIDTVVLDVKDEQGGAVVVRKEEGNVKEKKKFVKDVIQEAQKELQAWPGNGKNTGVTPRSPVLDHAAPDQPNQRAKSPDFYAEESESDDDDDMSDIFERARKKYNLTVDEEADAVSRASRVR; encoded by the exons GATTACCAGTGGCAGCGCTAAGTCCTCAGCAAAGCCACGTATCGACTCCACCCCTTCTCTTCCTCCTGCCAAACAAAATGGTGGACTGGTGACGTCACATGATGGAAGCCAAACTAGTAAACCACAGAGTCCCGAGAAATCAAAAAGGTCAACCGCCGACGTGAAACCACAGTCTATACCAAACATCTCACAGAAAAGCAAtg ATAAATCATCAACAACAGATAAGCGGACTAAGGGGAAAG ATGGCACCCATACTTCCCGCCAACCACCTACCTCACCTTCCAAAACCAACAGAGAAGAACCACTTCCTTCCTCACCCTCTAAAACAAAGCGTGATGACAAACCTCCCTCATCACCCTCTAAAACAAAGAGAGAGGAACAACCTCCTTCCTCACCCTCTAAAACCAAGAGGGACGAAAAGCCACCTCCATCCCCTCTAAGGGAAAATAAATCTTCCTCTGTTGACCAAAATAAATCAGGAAAGTCCACTAGTTCTAAAACTGAAG CAGCCACAGTAAAATCCCAGTCCAACAAAGAGAACAACAAGCCTTCACAAGACCAAACAAATGTTCAAAA AACAAATGGAAAATTTGTGGCAACATATACAAGATCACGTCCCGAACGGAAAACAGAGAACAATAAAGAGAATAATAAAACTGAGAATAACAA GGAACGAATGGATTTCTCGCCACAGTCCCGAACCACGGACGATACTATTACAGACAGCAATGTGTCAAAGGATAGTGCTTACCGGTGGCACGCGCCTGCGCGAAAGTACGAAACTCCTCGTCACAATGCACCAGTAAAATCTAAAGCAGTGACAATAAACTCTGCTTCAGCATCATCCAATACGACCGGAAGTAGTCACAAACCGCCAGTGTTTAAACTAAAATTGCATAAAAAGCCAATGTATTCTAGAGACAAGAAAGCCAAGGAAAAGGAAGTGGTTCTTACGCCAAGAACGCAAAAATCCTCACAAGACTCATCTAGGCCTAAGTCATATCATTTAGAAAGGGATAGATCTATTTATAGGACAAACACTTATCTCTGGGAGGATGAAAGGAATGAACTTACTTACCAGCCATCAACAAATACGCAAACGGATGTAATGATGGCATATACTGGTGAGCCTAATACAAGAGAGGCTTTGAAAAGTGCTAATGGTAAGAAAAGGGATAAAGAATTCAAAAAGGCTTTTACAGTATTCGCAGTGCGTTCAAAACAGCCACCATGGCATGAGAAAGAATATGTACTGAATAGACGAGAGGCTCAAATTTATCAAGGTATTAAGCAAGTATACGATAAACCGACCGCGAAGAAAGCGAGACAACGAGAATTCATGAAGAAACTAGAACAGTTTCAAGTTGAAATGGCAAAACATCAGATATCGGAAATGCAAAGAAAGGAAGCGAAAAAGAACCAGGACAAAGCGAGACAGGCTAATCAGCTAAAGGAATTACGTCAGCGATTCGAAGACGAGGCTTGGCATCGTTTCCAAACACAATATGTGACGTCACGTGTTCTTGAACACGAAAAAATGAATCGCTTCCAATACGGACTTCCCGAAGAGCCGGATGGTGAGCCAGAATTCGCCGTGAAACTAAAAAGGAAGAAGAAGAACCCGCAAGCGATTATTGATGCCAAGCAGTTAAGCAAAATTAACAAAAAGCGGTATTCTGAGATGTTCGACGTCAACACTGGACCGAGTTGGAGTAAAAACAGCAAAGATCCTAAAATGGAAGGCATTGATACGGTCGTGTTAGATGTCAAAGATGAACAAG GGGGCGCGGTAGTCGTGCGAAAAGAAGAAG GAAACgtaaaagagaagaaaaaattCGTAAAGGACGtcatacaagaggcccagaaggAACTGCAGGCGTGGCCTGGCAATG GTAAAAATACAGGAGTAACTCCGCGGAGCCCAGTGTTAGATCACGCAGCACCCGATCAGCCTAACCAAAGAGCAAAATCGCCAGACTTTTACGCAGAAGAAAGTGAAAGCGATGATGATGACGACATGTCTGATATCTTTGAGAGAGCGAGGAAGAAATATAATCTAACAGTGGATGAAGAAGCCGACGCTGTTAGCCGTGCAAGTCGTGTGCGATGA